The stretch of DNA TCTTTTTGTCCATCAAGTATTTTCTTTACCGCAGTATATAATCTCTGTTGCCTTTTCTTATACCTAGCTTTAAATTCTGTAACATTTCTTCCCCCCTCCATGGACACCTTTTCTGCTATAATTGCAATCAAGGTTATACTGAGGCTTGTACTGTCACTGGAGTCCAAGACACTGTTCAATTAATTTCCGGCCATTGTTCGTCTTTCCCTATGAAACCTAAAAGAGTATCCTTTCCTCCCCCCACAAGCTGAGAAAACCACCGACAGGGGGAGTCAAAACGGGGTGCTCCCTTGGTATAGGGATAAACGCCCACACTCGTCCCCACCACTAAAAGAAATTATACAATTCGCCACTCTTTTGGCCTGGGTGTCGGGGTCTGTGGTAGGAATTTACAAAAAAAATCTTGAGTGCACTCCCCACCGGGGGAAAAGCCCTTGCCTCGGGACTTAAAGGGATGGTATATAACCGAATAAAGGGCGGGGATTCGAACATCCCCTAAAGGCTCTAGGAAAAAAATAAAGACTTTCGGATTTGATGGCCATAGGGGTGGAAGATGCGGGGATTTATGAGAAGATATTAGCTATCTGTCAATATAAATTCTCCCATGGACAAAGGTAGAGAAAATACAAAAAATGTCAGGGATGACCAGGAACAAAAATTTTTCTGCTGCCTTTGGCAAGTGTCTTCTCATAAAAACTCGGGTAGAAAGGTGATTTTTCACCTAAGAAAACGAAAAAATACCAGAAAATGCCTAATAATTTCAGAAGCTTTTTATCCTTTGAAAATAGGAAAAAATATAGAAAAATAGTCAACAGTAGGAGTTTGGTGAGGTAGTTGAATGCCAAAGCAGATAGTAATAGCAGAAAAACACCACATAGCCGCAGTAATCGCCGGGGATAAAGTACAAGAATTAGTGGTGGCCTCGGGAAATCAGCAAGTAGGAGATATTTATTTGGGGATAATAGAAAATGTTATTCCCGGGATAGATGCGGCCTTTGTGAACATCGGTGATGCAGAGAGAAATGGTTTTATTCATGTGAGCGACTTAGGCCCTTTAAGACTGAAAAAAAGTGCCGGTGCTATCACAGAATTAGTCCTCCCAAATCAGCCGGTGTTGGTGCAGGTAATGAAGGAGCCCACCGGCAATAAGGGGCCTCGTTTAACTGGCAATATTAACCTGCCAGGACGTTATTTAGTACTTATGCCCTATGGTAAGGGAGTAAGTCTGTCTCGTCGTATTAAAAATGAAAACGAGCGTAACAGACTCAGAGCCCTGGCAATACTAATAAAACCGCCAGGGATGGGATTGTTAGTCCGCACAGAAGCAGAAGGAAAATCAGAAGACACTATAATTGAAGACCTAGAACTGCTGAAAAAACAGTGGGAAAAAATCAAACAAGACGCAGAAACCCTTAAACCCCCAGTACTGCTAAACCGGGATGACGACTTCATCCAAAGAGTACTGAGGGAAATGTACAGTGACGACGTCAACAAGATTGTAGTGGAAACAGAGGAGAGTGTACGTCGGGTCAAAAAACAATTGACTAGTTGGAGTGGTGGACGTCACCCCTACGGTTTGACCATCGAATGGCATCAAGAGTCTCGCAACATTTTGGATTACTATCGTATTAACGCCACCATCAAAGAAGCCCTCAAACCAAGAGTAGATTTACCCTCCGGTGGTTACATCGTCATCGAACCAACAGAAGCCCTCACCGTGATCGACGTCAACTCCGGTTCATTCACCCAGTCTGCCACCTCCAGGGAAACGGTATTGTGGACCAACTATGAGGCCGCATCGGAAATAGCCCGTCAGCTAAGATTGAGGAACATCGGTGGCGTGATCATCGTCGACTTCATTGATATGGACAGCCACCAGGACAAACTAAAACTACTGGAACACTTTACAAAAGAGCTACAGGCAGATAAGGCGCGGCCACAAATTGCCCAATTGTCAGAGTTGGGACTGGTAGAGTTGACCAGGAAAAGACAAGGCAAAAACATTTATGAAATATTTGGTCATACCTGTCCCTACTGCGGCGGCCTAGGCCTCCATGTACACCTCCCAGGACATAGCGAACCAGAACCCCTCGTGGCCGCACCAAATCCGCCAACCACCGCCGCCAAACTCCCAGAAATACCGGCTCCCGAAAGTATTGTAGAAACCAGCCCTCCTCTAGCTACAGTTGTAGACAAAATTGTTTACAGGGAGTCGGAGCTAGTCCGCGCCGGCCCAAATGGCAATGGCGTGACGGGGGTGGAAACCCCACGCACTGGTGGTCGTCGTCGTCGTCGTCGTGGCAAGGAGGTGGGTATAAAAGAGGAAATAACCTCCCCCACCGCCGACCAAGAATTGGACTTGGCTCACAGTGCCCAAACCCTAGAAAAGCCCAGGAAAGAACGCAGTACCCTGTCCCGCACCTGGCGTCGAGAGGAGGGACAGTGGGAAAAAGTGATCGTGGAAATGACAGAGGCAGAACAAGATGTTTATGCCTTCATGGGGGTGTCGCCACTGGTTCGCCTCCAGGGGGAATTTAAAGATCCCCGTTCAGTACTAGTGTACGTCAAGTCCCCCGACGAGCCCTTCCCCATCCCCCCCTCCGAAGCAAGCAAGATAATAACTCTCAGTGGGACAAAAGAATATACCCCCTCCCATGAGGAAGAAACTCCACCACAAACAGAAAAACCTCAACCAGAAGTGCCAGAAACAGTAGTAGAACAACCCCTACCCGAGGCAAACAGGGAGGAAAAAGAAGAGGAAAAAACTGATACCACCCCCTCCTCGCCCCCACTGGTTAGAACTCGTCGTCGTCGCGTCCGTTCTCAAGTGGAGTAGTAGATGGAGGAAAGGCTAATTGCAGGAGTGGATGAAGTGGGCAGGGGATGCATCTTTGGGGAGGTGGTGGCGGCCGCAGTGGTCCTACCCCTAAAAAAAGTCCACCTCCTCCGACAAATAGGAGTAACCGATAGCAAAACACTTTCCCCCCACAAAAGAAAAAAACTCTTCCCCCTAATCCAACAGCTCGTCAGCGCCTATCACCTGGCAGAAGTTGACAATACTACAATAGACCGTATTAATATCCACCAGGCGGTAATACAGGCAATGACAAAGGCAGTGGAAGGATTGGGGATCACCCCCTCTGTCTGTCTCATAGACGGCCCCTTTACCCTAACCCCCACTCTCCAATCCCCAGCCCCCTTCCGGCAAATACCCCTTGTAAGAGGCGATAAGCGCTCCCCTGTCATAGCCGCCGCAAGTATCCTGGCCAAGGTATGGCGGGACGAAAAAATGCGTCAATACCACCAAATATACCCACAATACGACCTGTTAAACAACAAAGGCTACCCCACCAAAAAACACCTGGCCTCCATCGCTCGTTACGGTATTACCCCACACCACCGTCTCTCCTTCACCCCCTGTGGGGTTTACTCCCACAGTAGTCAAGAACACTGAGTTTGTGCTAGCATAGTAGTGGGAGTCGGAGCGGACTAGAGCTGAACCCCAACTGTCGCCAAAAACAGGAACAACCCGGGGTCCTGGTTTGTTCAGTCCACTCATGGGCCTATATTGAGCCAGCTGTGCTCGAAACGTTCTGACTTGGTGCTGAGTAACACTGCCGAGGTGGGAGATTCCCGCTTTTTTTATTATCTACTGTGAAGTGTAACATCCTGAAAACCATAGCTCCAATAAGCCCATGACTCACCCTCTTATACCAGAAGTGTGGCAGTTGGCACAGCCGGTGGCAGAAAGGCTAAACTTGCGAATAGTTAATGTGGTTTTTCAGACAAACAAAAACCCGCCCGTATTACGCATCGACATTCAAAAAGAGGAGGGCGATGTCTCCCTGGACGACTGTGAAATGATGAGTCGTGCCCTAGAAGAGGTACTAGATGCAGAAGACTTGATCGAATCCGCCTATGTCCTCGAAATTTCCAGCCCCGGCATCGGCAACGTCCTGCAAACTGAGCGGGAATTCACTAGTTTCAAAGGTTTCCCCGTGGAAGTAGCCACCAACACCCCCTATAGAAACAAAACAAAATGGCAGGGCACCCTCCAAGGCAGAGATGAAAAAAGTGTGTACATCAACTGCCGGGGGAAAATTGTTGCCATCCCCAGGAACATTGTAACACAAGTTCAACTCTTAGACGGCCCAATCTCATCCTTTTAACTGGTAACTGTCATTCATTCATACGTCGAAGAAGAAAGAAACTATGAGTCTAGTAAAGTTACCCGGACTACAGAATCTCATCAACGAAATCAGTCAAACCCATAACCTACCCAAAAGTTGCGTAGAAGAGGCAATCAGAGAAGCCCTTTTCAAGGGATATGAGCGTTTCCGTCGCAGCAAAAGCATTGCTAAAGGACATCACTCCTTCCCCCCAGACTACTTCCACAACTTCCGAGTCCAATTAGACTTGGAAGAAGAAGGCTTCCGGGTGGTAGCCCTCAAAACCGTCACTGAAACAGTAGAAGATCCAGACCATCAAATTGCCCTGGCAGAAGTCAAAGAATTCAACGAAGAGGCCCAACTGGGAGACGAAGTGCTGGTCAACGTTACCCCTGACCAACAAGAATTCGGCCGCATGGCCGCCATGCAAACTAAACAAGTATTACTACAAAAACTGAAAGAACTACAAAGAGCCATGATCCAGGAGGAATTTGCCGAACTGGAGGGAACAGTCCTCCCGGCAAAAGTACTCCGGTTTGAAGGACAGTCTGTGATCATGACGGTTCAAAGTGCCTACGGCAGACCAGAAGTAGAGGCAGAATTGCCTCGAGCCGAACAAATTGCCAGCGACAACTACCGCGCTAATGCTACCTTCAAGGTTTACCTCAAAAAAGTAAAAAGGGGCGTGCACCGAGGTTCCCAGTTGCTCGTCTCCCGTGCCGACGCTGGGCTAGTAGTATACTTATTTGCAAACGAAGTACCAGAAATAGAAGACGGCATCGTCAGAATAGTGGCCATCGCCAGGGAAGCTAATCCCCCAAAACCAGAACTCACCGCCAGAACCAAAATGGCAGTGGACACCCTTGACCCTGATGTGGATCCCGTTGGGGCATGCATCGGCGCCCGCGGCTCCCGCATCCAGGCCGTCGTGAACGAGCTAAAGGGAGAAAAAATTGATGTAATACGTTGGTCCCCAGACCCTGCCACATATATAGCCAATGCCCTTAGCCCCGCCAAGGTGGACAAGGTAGAAATCCTTGACCCGGAAGAAAAACAGGCACTGGTCATAGTACCAGATAATCAGTTCAGTCTCGCCATAGGCAAAGATGGCCAAAACGTACGTCTGGCCGCCCGCTTAACCGGCTGGAAAATCGACATCAAGAGAAAATCAGACGCTGATGGAAAAGCGAATTAAACAAAAAAATTACCGTCGTTGCATCAGCTGTGGCCTCTATGCCCCCAAAGAACAATTCTGGCGAGTAGTACGAAACTATCCGGACGGCCATATAACCCTCGACAAGGGCATGGGACGTTCGGCCTACATCTGTCCCCGCCAAGACTGTCTGGAAATAGCCCAGAAAAAAAAACGGCTTGCCAAGGCCCTAAAAATACCTATCCCCCCCGAAATTTTTCAACAACTTTGGCAAAGACTCCAACAGGACCCCACAAAGGGTTATAATTAGATCAAAGACAACCCCGCCCCAACGGGTAGTAGTGCCCTCTGGCACTCCCCCCTACCGTGGGGAGCCTCCACCTGTGACAGTCAAGGGCTTACCCTTTGATTTAGAGCACC from Geminocystis sp. M7585_C2015_104 encodes:
- a CDS encoding Rne/Rng family ribonuclease; this encodes MPKQIVIAEKHHIAAVIAGDKVQELVVASGNQQVGDIYLGIIENVIPGIDAAFVNIGDAERNGFIHVSDLGPLRLKKSAGAITELVLPNQPVLVQVMKEPTGNKGPRLTGNINLPGRYLVLMPYGKGVSLSRRIKNENERNRLRALAILIKPPGMGLLVRTEAEGKSEDTIIEDLELLKKQWEKIKQDAETLKPPVLLNRDDDFIQRVLREMYSDDVNKIVVETEESVRRVKKQLTSWSGGRHPYGLTIEWHQESRNILDYYRINATIKEALKPRVDLPSGGYIVIEPTEALTVIDVNSGSFTQSATSRETVLWTNYEAASEIARQLRLRNIGGVIIVDFIDMDSHQDKLKLLEHFTKELQADKARPQIAQLSELGLVELTRKRQGKNIYEIFGHTCPYCGGLGLHVHLPGHSEPEPLVAAPNPPTTAAKLPEIPAPESIVETSPPLATVVDKIVYRESELVRAGPNGNGVTGVETPRTGGRRRRRRGKEVGIKEEITSPTADQELDLAHSAQTLEKPRKERSTLSRTWRREEGQWEKVIVEMTEAEQDVYAFMGVSPLVRLQGEFKDPRSVLVYVKSPDEPFPIPPSEASKIITLSGTKEYTPSHEEETPPQTEKPQPEVPETVVEQPLPEANREEKEEEKTDTTPSSPPLVRTRRRRVRSQVE
- a CDS encoding ribonuclease HII → MEERLIAGVDEVGRGCIFGEVVAAAVVLPLKKVHLLRQIGVTDSKTLSPHKRKKLFPLIQQLVSAYHLAEVDNTTIDRINIHQAVIQAMTKAVEGLGITPSVCLIDGPFTLTPTLQSPAPFRQIPLVRGDKRSPVIAAASILAKVWRDEKMRQYHQIYPQYDLLNNKGYPTKKHLASIARYGITPHHRLSFTPCGVYSHSSQEH
- the rimP gene encoding ribosome maturation factor RimP, with product MTHPLIPEVWQLAQPVAERLNLRIVNVVFQTNKNPPVLRIDIQKEEGDVSLDDCEMMSRALEEVLDAEDLIESAYVLEISSPGIGNVLQTEREFTSFKGFPVEVATNTPYRNKTKWQGTLQGRDEKSVYINCRGKIVAIPRNIVTQVQLLDGPISSF
- the nusA gene encoding transcription termination factor NusA is translated as MSLVKLPGLQNLINEISQTHNLPKSCVEEAIREALFKGYERFRRSKSIAKGHHSFPPDYFHNFRVQLDLEEEGFRVVALKTVTETVEDPDHQIALAEVKEFNEEAQLGDEVLVNVTPDQQEFGRMAAMQTKQVLLQKLKELQRAMIQEEFAELEGTVLPAKVLRFEGQSVIMTVQSAYGRPEVEAELPRAEQIASDNYRANATFKVYLKKVKRGVHRGSQLLVSRADAGLVVYLFANEVPEIEDGIVRIVAIAREANPPKPELTARTKMAVDTLDPDVDPVGACIGARGSRIQAVVNELKGEKIDVIRWSPDPATYIANALSPAKVDKVEILDPEEKQALVIVPDNQFSLAIGKDGQNVRLAARLTGWKIDIKRKSDADGKAN
- a CDS encoding YlxR family protein yields the protein MEKRIKQKNYRRCISCGLYAPKEQFWRVVRNYPDGHITLDKGMGRSAYICPRQDCLEIAQKKKRLAKALKIPIPPEIFQQLWQRLQQDPTKGYN